The DNA segment ttccaaccaagcaattctatggATCTATAATTTTTAGAAgtgagctggaggagaaaataactgtgtttttcctctcttctcccttatTGTCTAAAAGACTTGGCTTCTTACTGTGCATTGTTCCTTGCCGTGGTCACAGAGAGCTCCtatttggtgttttgtttaaaaagagagTAAGGCTGCCAGATGTGCTAAACAGGGGTTTTGCTGTCATGTCGTAGGGCAAAATCTTTTGCCGTGCCGCTCTGCTGGGTGTGCAGTCCAAGCATCCCCTTGGATTGACTGTGGACCGCTGGTTTGGTCCTGTTCTGACTTGCCAGAGCAGGTTGCTGGTCACTGGAGCTGCAGAAAACGATGTATGTGGAGGAACCAGTTGCTTTCCTGCTGACAAGGCTGACTTCCCTAACCTCTTACAGCCTGCTGTGAGTCAAGTTTAGAAGGCAGaacattattttgctttgtaaaatgcTTTCGTGATAGTCAGAGGCAAACTGTGTTCTTTTAGTGAAGCAGCAAAAAGCTCTGCAGTTCCAgtgcctggcagaggctggaaaTTTATTCCCAGTTGTGGCCTTGCTGGTGTTCCTGGAGTAGCTTCTTCACAGTTAGGGTGGCTGAAGGGAAATCGTCTGCTTTCTTACCAGGGTCCCTAAATGTAGCAGGGAACATGAGTCCATTGGAACCActccagaagaggccacagagatgatccgagggctggagcgctTCTACTGTTagagcaggctgagagagttggggttcagcatggagcagagaaggctccaaggagaccttagagcagcttctagtacctgaaggggctccaggaaagctggggagggcctttTTCcgagggcctggagtgataggacaaggggaaatggctttaaattggaagggtaaagatttggattagacattaggaagaaattctttatgatgagggtgatgagtccctggcccaggaCTTTACTTACAGAGTGGCAAGGCTTTTAGGTGGcctaataaaataaagaaaggctAAATAGAACTTTCAAAGGAGTTTGATGTAGAAGCATCACAGAAATGCCACATTTAGCTTTGAACACGTAACGTGGCTCAAGCAGCTGCGTAGATCTTGATGTCCCAAGTCCCCTGCTCCTTCTTGTAGAGATGTAGAGCTTTTATCTCGTGCTATCACGAGATAAAAACATGGACCAAAGTGGCATCTTCTGCATAATTCATTTGGCAGCTTGCCTAGGCTGGTTGACTGAGAAATGATGCTACCTGATGGCTTCAGCTGAACGTACACTGAGATGAGCACCAAGAGAGCCTTTTAATTATGTTCTTTGAAAGACAGCGACCAGTACAGCACTCAGGGTCCCATCACTGTGCAAGTAGGAGATCTTTCAGGTCTGTTAGCACTTGGAATTGTGTGAAATTTCTAAAAACAGAGATGAGGGTGGTGGTTGTTGTGTTGGCTTAAAGTCCTGATTTTGCTGTCCGTCCGTGGGAGATGGATCCAAAatccctggctgctctgggctgcatgaaaagctTCTTCTGAAACGGATGGACAAAACCTAGTCTGAGCTGTTTGAGATCCTCCAAATCCGGGGCATCAAAGGAAGAACTGATTGTCCTCTCCCATCATCTTGGTGGATTTGTATTGTTTTGGACTCTTGGTATTGTTTGGAGGATAAAGCTGAACTTTATATAGTCTGGGAGTTTtaattgtttaataaaaaagaaataacaccaTATGGCTGAGTCCTTCCTTTCAGCTGGAGCTGTAACAGCTAACGGAGAGCATGGAGCAGAAGCTGGGAGTTGGCAGGGACTTGGCTCCCCCATTCCATGGGATTGTATGAGTGAGGAGGGACCAACCAGCATGGCAAGTTGGTGTTTGACCTCAAAAATACCCAGAGTAAACCACACTAAACCAATTTCCTTCCATCCCAGAGCTGCCCTGGTCCCCTTGGACTGCTGTGGTGTCCAAGCTCTACTTGCCCAGTAAGTGACTGAACCTCTTCCCCTTCCATCCTCTAtaagagcagagggaaaacaagCACCTTCCTTTTGTGTCCCACTATTTTCATGCCCTTTTAATCCCCTCTTTGGGCCCCTGGGCCAGCGTGTGCTGTTCGGCTGCTGCTGTGACAcccacagcagtgctgagtCTGGTTCCCAACAACCTTGTCACCACGAGTTGGAAGAAGGGGGACAACAAAAGGCATTTCTCATCCTTCTctacatttatttattgctttcctttccaccCTGACAGCTGCTTCAGCCGCCACTCAGCCCTCGGTCCTGGTTAGTAGGGATGGTCCCGCGTGTGCACCATGATGACCTTCAGAGCCAGCCATGTCTCCTGGGCGGTCGGGACAATCTGTGAGGCGGGGAGCAGGAATCCGTAGCGCCCCGTGTCTCGCAGCTCAAAGGTGAAAGAGTACTTAATGCCCTGATTGTACGTCCAGTCGATGGTTCCTCCGCTGGCTTGATCTGAGTGGGGAAGCAACAAGAGGGATGCAAAACGTTGGTTGCTCTGCATTGTATGGTTGTTTTATaacataaggagatggaactgttggaatgggtccagagggggctacaaagatgattagagggctggagcacctcccatatgaggacaggctgagagagttgggcttgttcagcctggagacaagaaggctccgaggagaccttattgcgaCCTTTCAGTAcatgaaaggggctacaagaaagccggggaggggctgttcacgaagtcttgtggtgataggatgagggtatggactggagaggggcagatttttaaggtcccttccaacccaaaccattctatgaatctgtcTATGATTCTAGGAGTAATGGGACCTTTTGTCTACGTTGAGATACAAGTGATGATTTTGGTAGAGGAGGAACCACTGCCTCCCCGTTACTTACAAATAGTGGTGATGATGCTGCCATACTTGTACTTGGTGCCATacagagaagacagagctgCGACCGCCTTCTCAGAGATCTCATGCTGGGAATACACAAGGGAGAGAAAGATCAgccagagaaagggaaagactgTGAGATACAGCCCACAGGGGAGGTTTTTCACTTATGTTGCGGGCAAAAAGGGTGACAGAGTTCAGCAGCCTTGGCCTGAGGGATCCAAGAAGCCAGGGCTTCTTCCCAGCTTGCCAGTGCCCCATCCATGTGCGTGGTGGAAGCTACTCCTTGGAGCAGGAGAGCAGCCTCATGTCATCCCAACCCATTTCAAACCTCCGCATCAGCCCTACCAGTTCCTCCTGGTCAGGCACTGGAGTGGTAGTGTAGCCATAGGGgtagagcaggagctgggagtAGCTGTGGATGGAGATGAAAGCCTTGATGTTCCCATGGTTCGTCACAAAGTCCACGATGGCCTTGACCTCAGGCTCTGAGTTGGCATAGGGTCCATGGTAAGTGTCCGAGCAGGGGTTTTTGCTGGCCCCAGACCCTGTGGAGGACAGTGAAAACACAATGTGAGTGTTTGTTGGCTTTAGTGGCAGTTGGGTTGCTCAGTCACAAGAGCAAAGacccttttccatttccaagaCCAGGACCTTTTCCCACCCCTCAGCTGCTTGGTGGGCAGCAGAAACACTCCTGGGGCTCTTCCTAGATGTTCGCATGATGGCTTTCATTTATGGTCCCCACTGTACTGGTCACTAGGGGACACCAAAACCCTTGTGGAGCCCAAACTCATCTTTCTGCCACCAAGAGCAACTCCTGTTCCTTCCCCAGGAGACATCAGTGGATCTTTTTGAGGCAGAAATGGCCTCGGAGCCTCCACCTGGTGGGTAGAAACTCCCTGCAGGGTGAATGGGGGAGCTCTGACCTCCAAAACCTGCGTCCCAGTTGCGGTTGGGGTCCACACCGACGCAAACAGAGCCTGACTGCTTGGACCTGGTCTTGCGCCACATGCGATTCTGGAAGGGCAGAGCCATATCAGCTGATGTCCAGAGCTGGAGTTCCACCAGCCTTGAGGGGCTGGCACCTGGAGGGCTAACAGGTCATGGTGgttcccttcccatcccatggAAATGTGGAGAAGGAGGCTTTGACCTTTAAGGGACCTCCATGTGCAGCACCCCAATCTTCCTCCTTAACCCCATCCAGCACGGCTGTAGAAgctaggaaaaggaaagctggagtgaTACCTTGGTTTGGGTGAAGGCAAAGCCATCTGGGTTGGTGACAATCTCCAGGAAGATGTCCATCTTGTCCAGGATGGAAGCCAGTTCACTGTCATTCTCATGATCCTGGACAATCTAGAGAGGATGGTAGTTTGAGGTTGAAACACTGTCCTCTCTGTGGGGTCAGCAAAGACCTTGTGGCCCCTTCAGGGATGCAAGATGTGTCTAGGAGGTGCCTGTACCTTCTTGGCAAACCAGACACCGCTGGCCTGTGTCACCCATTCACGGGAGTGGATGCCGGTGTCAATCCAGATGGCTGGGCGGTTCGTCCCCCCTTTGCTGAACTGGAAGAGCAGAGATGGAGTGGTTGGCTTTGTCCTGGCTTTGATCCCCCTTCTGGTCACCTCATGAACCCCAAAGCCTCACCTTGAGCACATAGATGGGACGATTCTCCGTTGTGTGACCAATCTCAAGCTTGCTGACCAGGTTGGGGTTTTCGGCCACCAGCAGATCCATGAAAGCATAGATCTGAGGGAGAGGAACAAaggggtcatagaatcatagaatggtttgagttggaagtgaccttaaagatcatctaattccaacccccctgctatgggcagggacacctcacagtagatcaggctgctcaaggtcccatccaacttggccttgaacacctccagggatggtgcagccacaacttccctggacaacctgttccagggcctcaccaccctcattgtgaagaatttcctatgtctagtctaactctTCCCTTCATCACTCCCAGTTCACTTCCAGCCCTTGCTGCGTGTGGAGCAGAGGACTTTGCAAGAGCAATTCCAGGATGcaattttccccccaaaatgccccaaatctTGTGCTTTCTCACCTCATCCAGGCTGTGGTAGGAGGAGTAGTCAAAGGTGCTGGTAGAGAGCGGTAGTCGGCTGCGGCTGCTACGGAACATCTCCATCTGCTCATGGTCCACCAGCGCCTGGGGGACATTGGGCAAGATGAGACCTTGTCCTCTGCCCCACTGAGACCCTGCATCTCACCTGCCCACCCTCCACTACGACTGACCTGCACATCCTCGATCATGATGGAGTAGGAGATGCCATTGGCTTCCAGGTGGGCTTTGAGGGGTTgcaggctggggaagggcaCACGGACATCGACTGGGTACCCGAGGCCACGGGGTGCCAGCCAGAAATCCAGCTGGAGGGGGAGAAAACAACACCAGGGGGGCATCAGATCCAGTCTTGAGCTGCTCCCCCCCTGGCACCTCTTGCTTTTCACTAGTTAGTCCCCATCGTCCCACATCCAGCCCCATCCCTCCTCTGCTGCATGACTTGGAGGGTGCAAGGCAAGTGATGTAAACTGGAGGACTTCCACAAATTCCACCCCTGTACCTGTAGCTCCTCGAGGTCCTGCAGCTCCTGtaccttctgcagctccttatCGTTGCCGGGGATGATGCGCAGCACCTGGTGCCTGCGGGATCAGGAAGTGTTGGGGGGTGCGGGACCAAGCTCCGACCTCCATGGATCCAGCTTAACTCTCACCTCATCTATCTCCCCACCCTGGGGATTTGCTAAGTCTCTTCCTGGGGATGTCTATGTCCACTTGGAGCTGAACCAATTCTGTCTGCCCCAACCCATTCCACCACCCCCATTCCAGCCACCTCCCACCAGCCAAACCCCCTACCCAACAAAAGTCTCGGTGCCAGCGGCCACTGCCACcagggcagccagcagcaggagggcCCTCATCGTCAGCTGAAAGAGCTCGTCCTGTGCCCCAACAGCACCCCAGGGCTTCTTAAATCCCATCGGAATGCTGGCCCCTAGCCTGGCCTCCCCAGCTGTCCCCTTTCCCAGGGCTGTGAGAAGGCACCGGCTGGCACTGGCCAAGGTTGAACACCGTAGCCTCGCTGTCCCTCCTCTGTGGTGTTCCCAGTCCTGGCCAAACCTGTCCTGGGAACCAGCCAGGGCCGTTGGTCGAGTCACCTGTTGGTTGGGTGAGAGGCGTGGAGGTAACAAAATCCCACCGCCCACAGCAGTGGTTGGGGCTCAGAGCTGCAGTGGGAAAAATGGGGTCAAAATTGGGTCAAGAAGGTGCAAGATGTGGATTTTGGCATAGAGGGCTCAGCAAGGGACTTAAACCGTGGCCGTGTTTAGGGTGGTGGGGAAGTTGGTTTAAGGTTTTGCACAGGATTGAGGTTGGAGTGGGTGACGGTCATCcttggtggaaaaaaatagagtagCAGATGCCTGGAAGCACTTTGCAGAtgtctctgctgtgcctggtgtcctccctcccagcccctgggGAAGGGGTGATGGAGCAACGCTACTCACTgagttctgaagtcctcagcacaggaaggacatggaactattggagtgagtccagaggaagccacaaagattATACGAGggctaagagagttgggattgttcagctcGGTGAAGAGAAGcctccagggagaacttagagtggccttccagcagtgaaaggggctccaggaaagctggggagggactctttatcaaggagagcagtgataggatgaaggggaaacggtttggagctgaaagaggggagattgaggtgagatttttaggaagaaatgttttgctgtgagggtggggaggcagtggaacaggttacccagagaagttgtggctgccccatccctggaggtgttcaaggttgggttggatgaggccttgtGTGGCCTTATCCAGTGGAAGGATTCacagcccatggcagagggttggaactggatgggctttaagatcccttccagcccaaaccattccatgaaaaCCACACAAATTTGGGTTTGGTTGCCCAAAATGCACCCATCCCCTCCCAGGTCCTTCAGGGCTGTTGGCACCAAAGGATGGAGACTTGTAAGGCCAAAGCCACAAAAGGGGAATAAACACCCACAGGACTGGGGATCCTTTTTCACCATGAAGTCTAGCACGAAAGAATAAAGGTGTCAGCCTTAAAGCATGAAGAGTCTCCAGGATTGTTTATTGAGGTGAGGGGACACTGTGGGAGGCATCAAGCTCAGTATGGATGCTCCAGGACGTGGACCATGATGTCCAGCAGCGCTGGCCAGGTCTCGGTAGCAGTGGGGATGATCTGGCTGCTGGGCAAGAGGAAGCCATAGCGCCCAGTGTCCCTCAGCTCGAACGTGAAGGAATATTTCACCCCATTGTCGTAGGCCCAGTCAACGGTGGTGCCATCTGCCTtgtctgcagggagaggaggggagatgTGATCCCAACACTGGGTGTTCGTGGTGGACACGATGTCACGGGAAGGGGAAGGGACACTTACAGATGGTGTCCACAATGCTGCCGTAGGTGTATTTTGTCCCATACACAGCAGCCAAGTCGCTCACCGCCTTTTTAGCCAGTTCATTCTGCAAGAGAGAGCCCCAAAGTGGTGAGACTTGGTGGCCAAGTCTTTGGGGCAGTAGAAACCCCAGGGTAGCGGGTTTAGAGCCCAACATCTTTTCCCACTCCCTCTGCTCTTGCttttccccaaaacaccctTAATTTTTGATGGATGTCAGGTACATCTTTCAACTGCCCTTCCTCCAAGAATCAGATGATGGGGTTCAATGTGCAGGTTGCATCTAAtgagaggagcagggaaggtTCTGGGATGGTCCAACCTGACTCTTGCAGCAAGGCTggtgctcccagccccatgTCTACATTTTGGGGCCATCTCACCAGTTCCTGGTGGTCAGGTGCGGGTGCTGTCTTGTAGCCGTAAGGATAAAGCAGCATTTGGGAGTAGCTGTGGATGGAGATGACTGATTTCACGTTCCCATGCCCAAGGATGAAGTCCACAATGGCTTTCACTTCTCTCTCGGAGTGGGCATAAGGGCCATGGTAGGTCTCAGAGCAGGGGTTGCTACTGGAGCCAGAGCCTGGAACATGGCACAGGAGGCATCAAAATGAGAGGATGCCCTGAGGACATGTTTCTAGCCCCCAGGTTTCTTCCCTCTACCAGCAGGCCTTGATGCTTTGAGGCATGAGCAATGCCTGGTGTGGGGACCCAATGGCCCAGCTCTCACCTCCAAAGCCCGCATCCCAGTTTCGGTTGGGGTCCACGCCAACGCAGAGGGAGCCAGCGTTGATGGACCTCGTCTTGCGCCACATGCGGTTCTAGGAGCATTTAGGGGCAAGACCACGACAGAGTTGTGAATCCTCCCTGCCTGGGGGACAGATGACACCCTCCTGCCcaagcatctccagggatgggaggaaAACACTTCCATCCCCTTGCTGTCCCACATGGGGACATCCCTCCCCACCCAAAAAACCACAGCCATCCATGGTTGATGGAGACAAGGGTTGGACAAGTTCCTCCCTCAGAGTCCCTGCACTCACAGAGCTGTGGGTGAAGGCAAAGCCATCAGGGTTGGTAACAATCTCGAAGAAGATGTCCATGCTGTCCAGGATGGCGGTGATGGATGGATCCTGGCCATACTCCTTGGCGATCTGCATGGAAGGGGAGTGGGAACTGCCTTGGAGACCCTCAGGGATGAGGGGTGCAACCGTGTGGCACCACAGGAGGTGTTAAAGAAAGGTTGAGGTAAGAATTGGGGTCCAGTGTCCCAGGGCACCTGGTTACCTTGTTGGCTGTCCAGATGCCGGTGGCTTGGGTGATCCATTCCCGTGAGTGGATGCCCGTGTCCAGCCAGATGGCCGGGCGATTCGATCCCCCTGTGCTGAACTGAATGGAGAGTGGGGGTTTCAGCCCCGTGGCCTCCCAAGGCTGGTCAGGGTGAGGGTGCTGCTGGTACCCACCTTCAGCACGTACAAGGGTCTGTTCTCGTAGCTCTGCCCAATCTGGATCTTGCTAACCAGGCTGGGATGACCATCTACCAGCGTGTCCATCCAATCGTAGATCTGaaaggaggagctgctggatcACAAAGCTCACCCTGGCTTTCCATTCGTTTTTTAAGGTATCAGGGCCAGAAGAAACATGTAGAGCTACTCTGGAGAAGACCTGATTCTTTCCTGGAGAAGACCTAATTCTTCCGTGGAGAAGAGCTGATGCTTCCCTTGAGAAGATCTCTGTGTGAGCAGGGAGGTGCCCATTGCAAAGGCTTTTGTAAGAGAAGAACGAATGGGGGCGAGGGTGATACTCTGAGATACCCCAACACCATTACAGCCTCCATCAGCCACCCAGTGGGCTCCAAGCACAGGATTTGA comes from the Cuculus canorus isolate bCucCan1 chromosome 1, bCucCan1.pri, whole genome shotgun sequence genome and includes:
- the LOC104061436 gene encoding carboxypeptidase A1, whose protein sequence is MGFKKPWGAVGAQDELFQLTMRALLLLAALVAVAAGTETFVGHQVLRIIPGNDKELQKVQELQDLEELQLDFWLAPRGLGYPVDVRVPFPSLQPLKAHLEANGISYSIMIEDVQALVDHEQMEMFRSSRSRLPLSTSTFDYSSYHSLDEIYAFMDLLVAENPNLVSKLEIGHTTENRPIYVLKFSKGGTNRPAIWIDTGIHSREWVTQASGVWFAKKIVQDHENDSELASILDKMDIFLEIVTNPDGFAFTQTKNRMWRKTRSKQSGSVCVGVDPNRNWDAGFGGSGASKNPCSDTYHGPYANSEPEVKAIVDFVTNHGNIKAFISIHSYSQLLLYPYGYTTTPVPDQEELHEISEKAVAALSSLYGTKYKYGSIITTIYQASGGTIDWTYNQGIKYSFTFELRDTGRYGFLLPASQIVPTAQETWLALKVIMVHTRDHPY
- the LOC104061435 gene encoding carboxypeptidase A1 isoform X1, whose protein sequence is MPSGAEAHLRPRTMKILLVFAALMAAARSEQLFVGDQVLRITASNEDQIALLRALGEQTELQVDFWRDPTTPGHPADLRVPFSSLQAVKIFLESNSISYSIMIEDVQELLDEEKRTMMKSRRLERSTSTFDFASYHTIDEIYDWMDTLVDGHPSLVSKIQIGQSYENRPLYVLKFSTGGSNRPAIWLDTGIHSREWITQATGIWTANKIAKEYGQDPSITAILDSMDIFFEIVTNPDGFAFTHSSNRMWRKTRSINAGSLCVGVDPNRNWDAGFGGSGSSSNPCSETYHGPYAHSEREVKAIVDFILGHGNVKSVISIHSYSQMLLYPYGYKTAPAPDHQELNELAKKAVSDLAAVYGTKYTYGSIVDTIYKADGTTVDWAYDNGVKYSFTFELRDTGRYGFLLPSSQIIPTATETWPALLDIMVHVLEHPY
- the LOC104061435 gene encoding carboxypeptidase A1 isoform X2, with protein sequence MALPPCRDQVLRITASNEDQIALLRALGEQTELQVDFWRDPTTPGHPADLRVPFSSLQAVKIFLESNSISYSIMIEDVQELLDEEKRTMMKSRRLERSTSTFDFASYHTIDEIYDWMDTLVDGHPSLVSKIQIGQSYENRPLYVLKFSTGGSNRPAIWLDTGIHSREWITQATGIWTANKIAKEYGQDPSITAILDSMDIFFEIVTNPDGFAFTHSSNRMWRKTRSINAGSLCVGVDPNRNWDAGFGGSGSSSNPCSETYHGPYAHSEREVKAIVDFILGHGNVKSVISIHSYSQMLLYPYGYKTAPAPDHQELNELAKKAVSDLAAVYGTKYTYGSIVDTIYKADGTTVDWAYDNGVKYSFTFELRDTGRYGFLLPSSQIIPTATETWPALLDIMVHVLEHPY